One region of Primulina tabacum isolate GXHZ01 chromosome 1, ASM2559414v2, whole genome shotgun sequence genomic DNA includes:
- the LOC142539936 gene encoding receptor-like protein EIX2 gives MSIKVRIFDLLVLLSLSMASGNMIRCLDSERRALLEFKNELVDEYGRLLSWGTGENMRECCEWRGVQCHNRTNHVVRLSLRGPSQSDGNAPLQGTISPSLLDLKHLTYLDLSLNDFESSAIPEFISSLNQLSYLNLSNANFGETVPQSFGNLSKLVYLDLGYNFLFAESLDWVIHLGLLEYIDLSRVFLINETTNWLQAISGLTSIKELHWRYADLKDVLPSALPTVNASTPLATLDLSRNHLSFSTLNWFLHFNSSLTFVDFSVNNITGPISSAFKSLRSLEHLDLSRNALDGGIPKFLGNMSSLLYFNLQHTKLTAQLSQLMMNLSGPLEKNLQYLDLSYNNISGSLIDFSGFSSLTRLALRSNKLNGFIEKGYLSIPLLIALDLLSNNITGAIPDLTRSPYLEVLFLNKNMFNGPLTESIGRLSKLKVLYLGSNQLEGVVTEVHLFNLSRLQLLELSSNSRFTLNCSPDWIPTFQLVAASLSRCNIGPQFPEWLRFQTKLVFLDISFNQITDNIPTWLGNLASKLVYLNVSNNQIHGVFPNITFSTAIINWDSYALVPDNGEGSVLDLSTNRIIGPVFFLCLTSTWRLLDLSDNLFFGQLPECFANYSSLQFLNLANNNFSGKIPLSFGSLSSLSWLNLRNNTFSGRIPSSMRNCYSLEVIDLGNNRLTGEIPDWIGTQFSISLLVLSLSSNEFYGVIPSSICSLEKIQVLTLSSNNISGAIPNCIHFLKAMAKKPTPFTLLYSSDTARKNPDDNAFSAYRGLLDGVYFMWKGQERKFVNGLTLVSLIDLSNNNLGGSIPSEITELTGLIGLNLARNNLTGSIPQHIGRMSSLDILDLSGNHLSGGIPPSIWNLSVLGFLNLSYNNLSGIIPPNSHFSVSSYIGNSLLCGRPILNKSCPGDHETHRDPNFIDDGKGSPSSEHEDDSFISRGFYLSMGLGFIIGFCGVIGTIIANKSIMFTN, from the coding sequence ATGTCCATCAAAGTTCGAATCTTTGATCTTCTTGTTCTGCTGTCATTAAGTATGGCTTCTGGAAATATGATCAGATGCTTAGATAGTGAGAGAAGAGCCCTTCTTGAGTTCAAAAACGAGCTTGTCGATGAATATGGCCGACTTCTGTCTTGGGGAACCGGGGAAAACATGAGGGAGTGCTGCGAATGGAGAGGCGTCCAATGCCACAACCGAACTAATCACGTCGTGCGATTGAGTCTACGAGGTCCGTCACAATCTGATGGCAATGCTCCTCTACAAGGTACGATTAGCCCTTCGTTGCTTGACTTGAAGCACTTGACTTACCTGGATCTCAGCCTCAATGATTTCGAGTCTTCCGCTATCCCGGAGTTCATTAGTTCACTCAACCAGTTGAGTTATCTCAATCTTTCAAATGCTAATTTCGGTGAAACGGTTCCCCAATCTTTTGGGAACCTTTCCAAGTTGGTATATCTTGATCTTGGCTATAATTTTCTCTTCGCTGAAAGTCTTGATTGGGTAATCCATCTTGGTTTATTGGAGTATATTGATCTCAGCCGTGTATTTCTCATAAATGAAACAACAAATTGGTTGCAAGCAATTAGTGGATTAACTTCCATTAAAGAATTACACTGGAGATATGCCGACCTCAAAGACGTGCTCCCTTCTGCTCTACCCACTGTCAATGCTTCAACTCCTCTCGCTACCCTCGACTTGTCACGAAATCATCTCTCATTTTCCACACTCAATTGGTTCTTGCACTTTAACAGTAGCCTAACTTTTGTTGATTTCTCGGTAAACAATATAACCGGTCCCATTTCGAGTGCTTTTAAAAGCCTTAGGTCCCTTGAACATCTCGATCTCTCCAGAAATGCTCTTGATGGTGGGATTCCTAAGTTCCTTGGAAATATGAGTAGTTTGTTGTACTTCAATCTGCAACATACCAAATTGACCGCACAGCTTTCCCAACTGATGATGAACTTGTCTGGGCCTCTAGAAAAGAATTTGCAGTATCTGGACTTGAGTTACAACAATATAAGTGGATCATTGATTGATTTTTCAGGGTTCTCATCCTTGACTCGACTAGCCCTCCGGAGTAATAAATTGAACGGGTTCATCGAAAAAGGGTACCTGAGTATTCCTCTTTTGATTGCTCTAGATTTGTTGTCGAACAATATTACGGGTGCTATACCGGATCTAACGAGATCTCCATACCTGGAAGTGTTGTTCCTTAACAAAAATATGTTCAATGGGCCTTTGACAGAAAGTATAGGACGCCTGTCGAAACTGAAGGTCTTGTATCTTGGTTCGAATCAGTTAGAAGGGGTAGTCACAGAGGTCCATCTCTTCAATCTGTCAAGGTTACAGTTATTGGAGTTGTCTTCTAACTCGCGGTTCACCTTAAATTGTAGCCCTGATTGGATCCCAACTTTTCAACTAGTAGCCGCCAGTCTCTCCAGATGCAACATAGGACCACAGTTTCCGGAATGGCTTCGATTTCAGACTAAGTTAGTGTTTCTTGATATCTCCTTTAACCAAATCACAGACAACATTCCGACATGGTTAGGTAATCTAGCTTCCAAACTAGTTTATTTGAATGTCTCAAATAACCAAATTCATGGCGTTTTCCCCAACATTACATTCTCCACTGCCATCATCAATTGGGATTCTTATGCACTTGTTCCTGATAATGGGGAAGGATCTGTATTAGATCTATCAACAAACAGAATTATTGGTCCAGTGTTCTTTCTATGCCTTACCAGCACATGGAGATTGCTAGACCTCTCAGACAATCTGTTTTTCGGCCAACTTCCGGAGTGTTTTGCAAACTATAGTTCATTACAGTTTCTTAATTTGGCCAACAATAATTTTTCCGGAAAAATCCCACTATCATTTGGTTCGTTGTCATCGTTATCATGGTTGAATTTACGAAATAATACTTTTTCGGGAAGAATTCCCTCATCCATGAGGAACTGCTATAGTTTGGAAGTGATTGATCTGGGAAACAATAGGCTAACCGGTGAGATACCTGATTGGATTGGAACTCAGTTTTCTATAAGCTTGCTTGTTCTAAGCCTGAGTTCCAACGAGTTCTATGGAGTCATACCTTCAAGCATTTGTAGTCTAGAGAAAATCCAAGTCTTAACTCTTTCTTCAAACAATATTTCTGGAGCTATACCAAACTGCATACATTTTCTCAAGGCCATGGCTAAAAAGCCAACTCCTTTTACCTTACTTTATTCAAGCGATACGGCTCGTAAAAATCCAGACGATAATGCCTTCTCAGCATATCGTGGCCTCTTGGATGGTGTGTATTTCATGTGGAAAGGACAGGAGCGCAAGTTTGTAAATGGTTTGACACTTGTTAGTCTTATTGATCTCTCAAACAATAATTTAGGCGGTAGCATTCCGTCTGAAATCACAGAACTAACAGGCTTGATTGGATTGAATCTTGCAAGAAACAACTTGACAGGGTCTATTCCTCAGCATATTGGTCGCATGAGCTCCTTGGATATCCTCGATCTCTCAGGAAACCACCTTTCTGGTGGTATTCCACCTAGCATTTGGAATTTGAGCGTCCTCGGATTTTTGAACTTGTCCTACAACAACTTGTCTGGAATAATACCACCAAATTCGCACTTTTCCGTATCATCTTATATTGGGAATTCTTTACTCTGTGGACGTCCTATACTCAATAAATCATGCCCAGGAGATCATGAAACACATAGAGATCCAAACTTCATTGATGATGGAAAGGGATCCCCGAGTTCGGAGCATGAAGATGATTCATTTATTTCTAGGGGATTTTATCTCTCCATGGGACTTGGTTTTATCATTGGATTTTGTGGAGTAATAGGGACAATAATTGCAAACAAATCGATCATGTTTACAAACTAG